The genomic DNA TAGAACAGCTTCAAGAAATGAAGCCATCTTGGAGCAGAGCCAATGCTGTAGTAAGGTGCTTGTGAGCAATGTAAAGTAGGGCTGTTGTAGTGATTTAAATTATTTGGCAAAAATAggcatgtcattttgtttttacaggcCTTAATGACTGTTAATGCCCGTCTGCGGGAACTGTACCCGGACAGTGAAGAGTTGTTTGATATTGTTCTGATGACTAACAACCACGCCCAGGTTGGGGTTCGCCTCATTAACAGCATCAATCATTACGGTACGCACAAACTGCAGCACGCGTAGAAACGTGAGTCTTGCTGAGTAGTGGTAAATATTGTGTTAATTAATCTGATCTCCTGTGTGTACTTTGTCATGACAGCAAACTCTGGTTCTCATGGTGTTATCTCAGTATTCTATcatatgcaaaatacattttataatcaaACTAGGCAAGGCTTCACTGTATAAAACTAACAGGCTCAGATAGATCATACTTTATCATTAGACCTGATTATAAAGAAACTCTCAGTACTTCAAACGAATTGTACCAGAACACTACATTATTTCAAACCATGCACATTTTACAGTGTAATTACAAAAACGAGAAAcattaattgtttaaaattatatttatttgaaaatctTTTTAGGTTTAACAATTGAAAGATTCTGTATGACTGGTGGAAAAAGCCCTATTGGATATCTGAAGGCCTACCTTACCAACCTCTACCTCTCTAAGGACTCTGAAAAAGTGAAGGAGGCGATTGAAGAAGGTATGGAAGAAATATTACTTTGAGGTATCATTTTGGAAATTTTctcagtggggaaaaaaaagatcagTTAGCATATGTGTGAAttctaatataatttagtttaaaAATATCATATCATCAGTTTACAACATTTGTGGTAAGGCTAGTATGTCATTGGTGTTGCTCCTGAACTAACGAGTTGCCACATTTCATCGCAGGTATTGCAGCCGCTACAATGTTCACTCCTGATAAAGAAATCCAGCTCTGTGACCACCAGTTGCGTGTGGCCTTCGACGGTGATGCAGTTCTGTTCTCTGATGAGTCAGAGATCATAGTAAAGGAGCACGGCCTGGATTCTTTCTTTGAACACGAGAAAGCCTTCGAGAACAAGCCCCTTGCACAGGTGATTAATTTACCAACTACTGTCCTACCACATATCCAGTAATTTCTGACAGTGCAGCTAGGTCCCATTTGCTTTCTGTCTCTTGTAGGAAAATGTTGGAGATGGGCGAAGCCAGATATTTATGGAAGTGGAAatagattaattatttttttctttaaaatctcATTGTCCTGaggcattgcagtttgtttggTGCTCTAGAGGAGATTCCCTTCAATACCACAAAATGCAGCGATGACTTTACTTGGAGGATTCCCAGTTGATTAATAGTCTATAATGgctatatttgcattttaatatgacTGTATACCTGGGAGTCCTACAGGTAGTATTTTACTATGAACCATTTTGTCAAAACATGATATAGCATAACAGTAGTTTCTAAGCCTAGGCCAGCTCAGGTTTTAATTGTGATTAACGCATTGGTTGATAGATCTTGAATTGCCTGTGCTGCCTTTCAATTAATTAGGAAGTGACTAGATGGTTAGAAGAATTTGAAATAGGTAAATATTTACATCTAAGGCTGTCTGTTTCTTGAGTAACACTGTCTGCTGTCAGGAGCACTACACCCTCTTTAAACAAAGAAGTGCATCATTCATTTTGTTACAATTCAGTTACATTCACACGTATTATCTGTATTATAGCCTTGTGTGGGTAGAACACTGTGTGGGACTCATCAACTCTGCTCATGGTTTTTAGGGGCCTCTGAAGTGCTTTTTAGAGGCACTGGGAAAACTGCAGCGAAAGTTTTACGCCAAGAACGAGCGGATGAACTGCCCCATCCGCACCTACCTGGTAACCGCCCGAAGTGCTGCCAGCTCTGGGGCTCGAGTGCTGAAGACCCTGAGGAGCTGGGGCCTGGAGATCGACGAGGCCCTCTTCCTTGCCGGGGCACCGAAAGGCCCACTGCTGCATAAaatccgcccccacatcttctTCGATGACCAGATGTTCCATGTTGAGGGTGCCCAGGAATTGGGCACCATTGCTGCACACGTGCCTTATGGAGTAGGACAGAAGTACCACAAGAGCAAACTCATAGAGCCGACCCCCAAAaagtaaataatcataagcaCAGAGCAGGGTGACATGTTAGCTATATGCTGTGCTGGACTTTGCTGCAGATAAGGTGGCCTTTTAGTGGGACGTGTGGGGAGGGTGCTGCTGTACATTATTTCACTTTAAATAGACTCGATtggattcttggatcacttagttattaatagacaccaaacATGCACGATGGGTTgcatggcctcctctcatttgtaaactttatgttcttactCTACACCTATAAATAGGACATAAGGACTTGAGTTAAATATCgggattgttttaaatattctaATATTTATGGAATTTTATATGGATCATTATCCAGGTGTTTCCTTTTCTCTGAGCTTGCTTACACCTGTAAACCGTGAGAAAGTGTCTTTCATACTTTACCTTACACTTAGTATATAAGGGAGACAAAAATATATGttatcaaacaaagaaaattgcCCAACAATTAACTTGATGAAGGTTTGTTTTCCCAAAAGGGCTGGTTTCCCAAAGCCCTGGTAGCACAAAATCTTAGCTggcttttttcttctattttcaCATTAGAGTATATAAAGATAGTTGTGTATTTTTGTAGGAATCAACTGGGCTGCTGAgttgaaaattaaatattttcttatctcacattttatttatcttgAATGCAGCTGAACTTGATTTTAGCAGACTGCCATATAGAATAGCTACATGAGTTTTGTAAAAATGGTCAGTTTGCTAAGTGATTGAACCCCTGGACTGTAGGAATGAATGGAATTGGTGTGCATTCATTTTACACAATAGACCTTCAGAAGGCCCCCACTTTAGTTTTCtttcatattttacatgtattttaaatacactgGTATATAAACAATCCTAATTTGTTTGTTATATAGATTGAGGTTATGTCTTGCAACTTTGAAAACCATTTCAATGGAATATGTTAAAGGGTTTAGTTTATTTCTTCTCCTGCATGTCATCTATTTCAAAGGCTCACTGTAGTCGGGAGAACAAAAATCAGCATTGTGTCATCATCTATCAGCCTTACATAAAGGAGGTTAAGAAAGGCATTGTTTACGTAGATCATGAAAGAAATTACTTGTGCGTAACACTTTGCTAGTTTTTTGTATCTGTTTTATGGTTCCTGGTCTCATATGGAAATGGTAACTGGTAAAAGAATGTGGTCAAGAATTTAATTTAGCTCATCATAAAACATGCTTTAGCATTAATGAGTCTTCAGTTATTAATGTAAGCCTAGTTATTAAGATGCATTCATTTTGTCAAATATGAAAATAGTAAGTAGGATTCCATCAATATATGCATGAGTTTACCTAGGTTTATACCTGTTCTACCTGTCAAGCCTAGAGACTTAGGATAATGCTGAATTATATCACTCATTATTAAGATCCTGAAGCCTGTCAGATATAACTGAGAGTATACAGATTATGGCtacactgcaaaaaaaaacaaaaaaaactgctgcTTTGATCGTTGAAACAGGCCCATTTTGCACATATGTTGCATGTTGACAGGACATTGTTTTTGCAGAAGCTGTAAAACACCTCTCACAGTACTGTATTCTTTCATAGGAAACATGGAATTAGTCTTCATGTGACAAtgctgttttgtattattttgttttaaatgtgatttacattgtacaatgtttTTAAGAAGTCACTGATAATTAGTATGATGATTAGCCTTCctactgaatgtttttttttttttttttacaattttacatatttgtgtaattgattttaaatgaaaatctgTCATTAACTATATATAGTTGAAAAGCTATGTAAAGCACTCAATAATTCTGCCTTAAAATCCCATTCAAAGTTTTGCTGGAAGGGCTGAGAATTGCCAGTACGGTGATGCACACCAGGAATGAATGCATGCTTAGGAATGGTCCTGTCCCTCCTCAAGTAGGGAAATGTCTAGGTTTAATCGAACCAGCACTATAAAATCTGCTCTGACTAACATGCACATCTAACATGTCCTGTATTGAAGTATAATCTAGTACATgcctgtattatatatatatatatacaatgtaaAGCAGGGAAGAAGAAATTATAACTAATTAGTAGGTGCCCTTCAGAGCAAAATCCTGGGCTGCTTGGTTCCACAGGGCCGATGGTAACTTGTGTGCCTTTCCTTTTACCCTTGATTGATGTCCACTTGAAATGCTGTACTGTTCACATGTCGTGTATGTGGTTTACATCAGAAAGGCATATTGCACACAAATGTATACATCAGCTGTATTCATGGTTTATAAtattaaagtgttaaaatgtttaataccaGTACAAGTAGTGGTTACTTTACTAATGTACTATGGAGAATTTGACCAGAGGTGTTGGACTGATGTATTGTTTACCTTTCAATTCATATGACTAGAACAGTGCTCAGATTTgttgaatatattttttacaaaaaatattttatactttaacactatatttttcatttttatatactcttgttttggtgtggtttgtaatgcatgtttattgttttatttttagataatTGTCATATaacaaaacatataaataagAATGTGCCCTGCTGAgtttgacttttttatttttttgattctTGCATTTTTACTACAATAAAGCTGAGGTGAAACAGTATTTTAgtacttaatttaaatattcatcactatttttaatttgtttagaaGATGACTTAATCAATATAATGAAATGTGGACCCTGTTTTCAGAACATAGGCATCAGAAGTTTTTAATTCAATAGGAGATATCCTGTTAGTTCGCATTAAACACAGTCATTCACAGACTAGTGATGTAGCATACATGACTGGCATTTCACGATGAACATacataaagcaaacaaactaaaataactgAGCAAAGCTGTGTATTAAAGTTCAGTATGATCCATTTGTTTCCATAAATGTAGCCAGGGTGGTTTTAAACTTGCTAatgatacacatcaacatataTATCAGCCATTAtactattttaattatgtaacatttatttaaattgagaatcatttcatgtgtattattaatgaactatttatttaaaccagggatggcgaacctgtgGCACGCAGAGCTGTATAGGTTGTCACGCAAAGTGAGCgactatgtgttttttttttttcctgtatcaaatggagaaatggccACAATCATATTTAACACTGACAATTTACAAACTTCATGAAGTTGgcaaaagaaagctgtaaattctcaaaaataaatcaattgtgCACAAATGTACTGTACAAATCAAAGGCATACTCATACTCATGGTAGATTGATAccactgtattatttttgtcttaaaacataaagtgccacacaatgtatattaatctaccagtttaagttattttacaaaatgtaaaaccagtatatctactgcttttacattttgtaaaataacttaaactggtagattaatatacattgtgtaaGTAAATGTGggatgaaatgtgattcatgcattttactgcactgtagcaatactgcaacataCACATGATGTATTActtgtatgatgcacttattctttattcttcaatgttgtgacatgctatggcatggtgttccactatatacacTTAcgtttgattgatttaatttgaatgagaaTTAAAGATTTTCATTATCCAAAATTAAAAGGGACTTATTCCAGAAATGATCAAGCTAGTGATGTGCTCTTAATATTgctttgtatgtatgtaaattGACAATAATCTGTAAGCAAAAATGGaccctgcatatttataatatttttggGGAGGAATATGTACCTctcttcattcagcttcatactctgcagcagacccccattagcagactggagctgcgcttgctctccagactacagagggataaGGGAGTGGGTCCAAGGTGGGGGGAGATTGGCAGTGGATACAGGTGGtgatttttctgtattgtggtttgttttgttggcatgtttgattaataacaaaacaataaataaaaataaaatattgcttaAAACAATTTAATGTATAAAGTTTTATAACCCTAATTTgtcattggcaccctttggcacttagcaaagtatacaaaccagactttgggcactccatTCAATAAAGGTTCGCCATCCTTGATTTAAACTTTGAGACATTGTATCTTTAATGTTTCAATCGAGCAGCTGTGTGCTTCGCAATGGCTTTTGGGATTTGTAGTCTTTCGTCCCACTGCGCTGTCTGAGTGATACGAGCAGTGCGAGGTCCTCCGTCTGGATGTCAGCAGCGGTGGTGCTGGCCGCTGTTTTCGGCGGAGGGGTGCTACTCTTCGCTCGCCGGTTCTTCTCCAGGCGGTCCGCTGTCCAAACACTACGTTATTCGACTGGGATGATGCGGGGGAAGACTATAATCGTGACCGGGGCCAACAGCGGCCTCGGCAAGGCCACAGCCGCGGAGCTGGTTAAGCTGCAGGCCCGTGTTATCCTGGCCTGTCGAGACCAGCAGAGGGCCGAAGCGGCGGCGCAGGAGATCCGCGACGAGGCCGGCCCGGAGCAGGGAGAGCTGGTAATCAAGCAGCTAGACCTCGCATCATTGAAGTCAGTGCACAACTTCTGTGAGGAGATCATCAAGGTACACCGGACTGTTTAACTATACATGCATTGCATTGCTTTGATCC from Amia ocellicauda isolate fAmiCal2 chromosome 1, fAmiCal2.hap1, whole genome shotgun sequence includes the following:
- the nt5c1ba gene encoding 5'-nucleotidase, cytosolic IB a — protein: MSEIKTKEPAKLDREKSAEEMDWAAAKAAYDSINKTSKKPRPPKPQHAVTIAVSSRTLFNMDKERKLYEEEGVEKYVQYQEQHEDEPLMPGASLPFVKALMTVNARLRELYPDSEELFDIVLMTNNHAQVGVRLINSINHYGLTIERFCMTGGKSPIGYLKAYLTNLYLSKDSEKVKEAIEEGIAAATMFTPDKEIQLCDHQLRVAFDGDAVLFSDESEIIVKEHGLDSFFEHEKAFENKPLAQGPLKCFLEALGKLQRKFYAKNERMNCPIRTYLVTARSAASSGARVLKTLRSWGLEIDEALFLAGAPKGPLLHKIRPHIFFDDQMFHVEGAQELGTIAAHVPYGVGQKYHKSKLIEPTPKK